Proteins from a genomic interval of Halopseudomonas litoralis:
- a CDS encoding efflux RND transporter permease subunit, whose amino-acid sequence MGAAVAPRLGSEFVPRLNEGDLLIRATMAPSISLEKAKTTITVFERQLMEDFPEVTQVVSRIGRGEVGAHADPVNNAEIFVALKPQEEWVSADTLDGLYAAMSKRFEDFPGAKFNFTQPIAAAVDELLTGTKAELAAKLFGDDLDVLVEKAREIEQVMGTVRGAQDVQRDQIGGTPQLRITLDRAAIARYGLNVSDIHDTLSVAVGGSEAGQVFEGIRRFDIYVRLKKEARNEMEVIRQLILENASGQRIPLEELASIEEVVGPRQITRENNQRFITIQTNVRDRDIGSFVAEADAAIAEQVDLPPGYFLKWGGQFELQQQANKRLMIVVPITLALVFIMLYANFGSLRNALLIMLNIPLALVGGIVGLWLTGQSLSVPASIGFIALFGIALENGLVLVSYLNELVRDGVSVAEASVRAACARLRAVIMTAVTTALGLFPLLFASGAGSEVQRPLATVVVGGLVTATILTLLVIPALYQWFADKPADIGETR is encoded by the coding sequence GTGGGCGCTGCAGTAGCGCCGCGTCTGGGCTCGGAATTTGTGCCGCGTCTGAATGAGGGTGACCTGTTGATTCGCGCTACCATGGCGCCTTCTATCTCGCTGGAGAAAGCCAAAACCACTATCACTGTTTTTGAACGGCAATTGATGGAGGATTTTCCGGAGGTAACGCAGGTAGTCTCGCGTATTGGCCGGGGTGAAGTTGGCGCTCACGCCGATCCGGTAAACAACGCCGAGATATTCGTTGCTCTCAAGCCACAGGAGGAGTGGGTAAGCGCGGATACATTGGACGGTCTTTACGCCGCAATGAGCAAGAGATTTGAAGATTTCCCCGGTGCCAAGTTCAACTTCACACAACCTATCGCCGCAGCTGTGGATGAGTTGCTGACGGGGACCAAGGCCGAACTTGCAGCCAAGCTCTTTGGTGATGACCTTGATGTGCTTGTTGAAAAAGCACGAGAGATCGAACAGGTGATGGGCACAGTGCGTGGAGCTCAGGATGTTCAACGCGATCAGATCGGTGGCACACCGCAACTGCGCATTACGTTGGACCGGGCTGCGATCGCCCGCTACGGGCTCAATGTGAGTGATATTCACGATACGTTGAGCGTGGCGGTCGGTGGTAGCGAAGCGGGACAGGTGTTCGAGGGTATTCGTCGTTTCGATATATATGTGCGTCTGAAAAAGGAGGCGCGAAACGAGATGGAAGTCATTCGGCAGTTGATTCTCGAAAACGCCTCCGGCCAGCGGATCCCCCTGGAGGAGCTGGCAAGTATCGAAGAAGTTGTCGGGCCACGGCAAATCACCCGAGAAAACAATCAGCGTTTCATCACCATTCAAACCAACGTGCGTGATCGGGACATCGGCTCCTTTGTTGCCGAAGCCGATGCCGCTATTGCGGAACAGGTCGACTTGCCGCCGGGGTATTTTCTCAAGTGGGGTGGTCAGTTCGAGCTTCAGCAACAGGCCAACAAGCGCCTGATGATCGTGGTGCCGATTACTCTGGCGCTGGTGTTCATAATGCTTTACGCAAACTTTGGTTCGCTGCGTAACGCTTTACTGATCATGCTCAACATCCCGTTGGCTCTGGTGGGCGGTATCGTTGGCTTGTGGTTGACGGGGCAGAGCTTGTCAGTACCTGCGTCAATTGGTTTCATCGCGCTTTTTGGTATCGCATTGGAAAACGGTCTGGTGCTTGTCAGCTATCTCAATGAGTTGGTCAGAGATGGCGTTTCCGTTGCTGAAGCCAGTGTCCGGGCGGCGTGTGCACGTCTGCGAGCGGTGATCATGACTGCTGTGACAACGGCGCTTGGGCTGTTTCCGCTCTTGTTCGCCAGCGGCGCCGGCAGCGAAGTGCAACGGCCTCTGGCCACCGTCGTGGTCGGCGGACTGGTCACAGCTACGATTCTTACCCTGTTGGTTATTCCCGCTCTTTATCAATGGTTCGCTGATAAACCAGCTGATATCGGCGAAACCCGTTGA
- a CDS encoding P-II family nitrogen regulator, with translation MQEIKAYIKNHKLEAVTLALHRVSGISGMSVSEVRGFGRSKAHTSAANPIDGTADFVKHVKIEVVCHNQYVDEVVQVLKDVAHTGLRGDGRIFVSDVRRAIRIEDGVEDSTVV, from the coding sequence ATGCAAGAGATCAAAGCCTATATCAAGAACCACAAGCTCGAAGCAGTGACCCTGGCGTTGCACCGGGTGAGCGGTATCAGCGGTATGAGTGTCTCCGAGGTGCGTGGTTTTGGGCGGAGCAAGGCCCATACCAGCGCGGCCAACCCGATTGACGGCACGGCGGATTTCGTCAAGCACGTAAAAATCGAGGTGGTGTGTCATAACCAGTACGTGGACGAGGTGGTTCAGGTACTGAAAGACGTGGCCCATACCGGGCTACGGGGTGATGGGCGCATTTTCGTCAGCGATGTCAGACGGGCAATTCGGATCGAGGATGGTGTCGAGGATAGCACTGTCGTCTGA